DNA from Vitis vinifera cultivar Pinot Noir 40024 chromosome 19, ASM3070453v1:
CTGGCCTTTGCTTCATCCCCACCTAATGcccaatttcttcaattctttttgCTGATGGGGCACTCCATCCTAGTTAaagtattttttctttatttagaaatttCATGTTCATGGAAAATCTTgaggttttaaaaaatggaagtcttaaaatttatttagggCTCCTTTGAGATTAATGGTTCTAAAATTAAGTATGTAACATaagtaattatttaattatgcaAATCAAATCCCAAATTTACATAAATTATAATAGTTAAggattttaaaatgatataattttcaCAATtccattattgaaaaaatacatttttaatcCATGGAGAATCCTTGTATGGATCAAATGTGATATCTCGCACCAGATAGAGGGGAAAATTCCTGACACTTTGGACTCATCTTAATTATGTACATGCGTTTTAAAACCATGAGAGCCCCTTGGACCCACAACAAACAATATTCACATGATTAAGTATCAATCATTACAAAATGGTATCAGAACTGATCCCCAACCCCAATGTAAGGATTTGTTTGACTATGTAAGATATATTTGTCTATTTGATCCTGTAATCCCATGAGACATGGGAAGAAAGTTCTTgacactatatatgtatgagttccttttaattatgtaaacgtgttttaaagccatgaAGGCCGCTTTAGACCAAAAATTGTATTTCTCTCCCTTAACTCTTCTATCCTTTAGTTTTCTCTTATGCATATTATTGATGGAATACAATGTTTATTTTATAAGGTGGAGAGTGACCAATTTCCCAAAAACTAGCTAATGGATATGATTTTagctttattatatattaaaacataatatttaatttaactgAGCTCTTTAACAATAAttacattttgaaaaaaatataaccaaATTCTCAATCCATTTCAATAAAATATGAtcttaatttttagaaaagaaattatatattaaggctctaaaaaaaaaattaaatggaagAAGCTGTCCATTGTACCAgcccaagaaaataaaaattaggaggGGCTTGACGTAGAACTAAACCCTAGACTTCCACCACACTCCATGCAGCAGCACGCCCAAGAGCTCTTATGTTCTCCTTTTACCACATTTTCCGCGTCAACTCCTCTATGTATTCCCCCTATAAACCCTAAGCCCCTCACCTCTCATTTCCACCCAAGAAAAACacccagaaaataaaaataaaaaacccattgtcaccctcttcttcttcttctccatccTCCCTAACCATGAAGATTATGAAAATAATCTTCATGATAGCCATAACCATGGCCGTGGTCATCTCTCTCAGCATGACAAACAtctcagaaaaagaaaaagactccCCTCCACTCCACCGCACGGACGATAGCGGTACTTCATCGAGAGTCCTAGAAATGCCCTCCAAGCGGGCGAGTCGCTTCCTGGCGGAGCAGGCGAACCCTAGAGCAGCCGACCAGTGCAAGAAAGACAATGAAGTTTGCGACACTAGCCATGGCACAAACTCCACATGTTGCAGCAACAAATGCGTCTATTTGCAGACGGATAAGAAATACTGCGGGACATGCAAGAACAAGTGCAAGTATACCCAGTCATGTTGCAGAGGACAGTGCGTGTATCTATTCATGGACAAGAGGCATTGTGGGAAATGCAACAATCGATGCAAGAAAGGAGGCGACTGTATATTTGGAATGTGCAACTATGGCTCCTAAGGCTCATGTCCACTGCTTGAGTTGATATCGAGGTTCATCATTTATTCTTAATACAATAAAGCCACCTTTTAGTGGTTCTCATCAATATTACAGCtgatatatatacatttataaatatatcatccTCAAGGGTTTGATATTTGAATGTACCGCCAATATCATGAACTTCAAGTGATATGAGTATGAATGCTTTGTTATGATTAGCTTGCATTTGTTAGGGTTACAAAGATTTGTACTTGATAATCAATATAAGATACGTCACTACAATTTGGTTGTTTGGTCATTGCTGCAAGGAGTAAATTAAGGCTCTATTTGATTCCTTAAAGCTATGTTTAGTTGgtgaaaaatttaaagaaaaatgtgaatgaaagaaaataaagaagaaaagtagaagaaaatgaaaagcgaagaaaaataaaagataaatttaatctcaataaattattattattatttttttatgttttttcaaacttattttatctaCTTTCCTttgttatataaatattaaataattttaaaatatataaaattttgaaaattttcaattatattttattttcttttgtattttttattgtgaaacCAAACATCAGaaagttattttctttaacatttttttcttaatattttctaggaaccaaacatagcagaaaaatatttaaaaaaggaaaaaaaatgtcaaagaaaatgattttcttatatttaatttcattataagaaatacgaaaaaaataaaatatagataaaattagttataatttatatatttaaaaattatttaatatttatataatagaggAAAGTaattgaaatgagtttgaaagaacatataaaaataatttattaaaaattttctcactctatttttttcctcaaattttgagagttttattattattatttttccaaaacaacatgtcaattaaaaaaaaaaaaaaaagtcattcgTTTATAGTCCATTGTAAAGTAAGTTTAACTTTGCAAAAATTCCTCAAATTTGACATTTTGTTTATCGGAAAAGGCCCGTATGAGAATACATTATGCAGaagtatattattttgttgaaatattatacttatccttttttttttaattgtatttttatcataaattggTTATTAATTACTCACTAGTTTGGTTAAAGTATCTAAAAAAGAAGCTAAATGATACAAAAGGGTCTTTAAGCATAGGTACCTAGTTAGGGCTGCATCGTCAACGTTCTTAATTGTGTATGACCCCTAGACTACTAGGTTGATTGTTTAACAGACAAGCAACGTGCCATGGTGAGTAGTAAACTAACCATTGGTTGCTATTTTCGCAAGCAAATGCTGGCCGGTGGTGAACTTCCCTTTACTTGAAAATGTTATAACCTCAAGGTCAAGGGGTATAAGGGAGGGAATTGCACCATTCCCGCATACGTTGAAGCAAAAAAGCACTTGAATTTGCCACGAAAGTCGCATAGAGTCACATGCCAGTCTCTATCTCCTAAAATACCCAACATTGATTTCCCAACAAAGATGGCGGATTCACGTGTAGTGTCACAAGTGCTACATATGCTAGCTATATACAATTCTAAGGATACAACTCAAGTCCAGCCATTGAGGTGGCCCGCATGCAATTCGCAGGGTCATCATCACCCTAAAAACACTGAAGATTTACCATCGTCAGGTGATTCTAAATCGGCGAATATACAGGAGTTCTTtcccagaaaataaaaataaaaatgatcagATGATCCTCAACCATGGCAGTTTGGTTATGTAAATTAAGTTTAAGCATAGGAAGTTGAGGATGGGTCACAATGTTAAGTGCCCATTTTTCATGTAGCCTCATCCTGGGATTGCTTGCAATCAACTTAATCATAAGCGAGGCTGTTGATGAATGGATTAAGGATGATAATTTTGATATGATACGATAAAATGAGTACTTCATCGAAAACAGCACAAATTTTAGTGGGTTTAGTTAAATATATGGTCATATTCATAttataatatgtcaatttgtataattcatttaataaatatattgtgtTCGTATCTGATTATCGAACTCATATACATATTTAGTCTATTACTTAATTTTGTCAAAATGaatcatttacaatttttttaacctatttatttaaCCGTGTCTAATTAGTTTATTAGTGACTCGTTTAACCCATATAaacttattaatttatatatttaaatattttaaaaaaatcttttacctataaacattatataattaaaaattcaaataactaattataattttatatatttcattataaagactaaaaaaatttataattaaagcatcaaataaaataataaataagagtgaaattaaaattttaatttaatttttatattataaatgtattatgattaaattaagtaaaattgtaaaaaaaaaaaaaaacttaaagttaagataaataaaaaatatttaaaaataacatatttataaattttaaattttaaatgggttaaacaaattataattatattaacaaatttaatgaattaaaattgtGTTAACAAGTTAGAATTATACTAATGGGTTACACATATTGAATTGTACAAGATCCTACTTATTAAACTAGTTAAATGGGATGTGTAGTGTATTATCCATAAGATAAATGGGTCATGTTTGTGTTAGATCAATCATtctgatatgattattatacaAGATCGCATTTGGGTTGagtaaattttcattatttcttaCTTCATCGATAAGACACTAACCGGACTTGATACCAGATGTTGTCATCCCTATAATGAATACAGATTTAAGGAATTGGGACGAGACTACATTCCAAAAAGCCATATCTTTAAACTTGTTGTAGCCATAACTTATTGCGTTGGAAGAGTGTTGTGTAAAGGAACCTATCTCGATCCGGCATTGCAAAGGAATATTAAGAACTTTGTGTGGCATATATTGAAGTTCATTGCGTAGACCTCATGCCTTGCGTCTATGTGTGCCTTCAGGCGAAGCTCACTCAGTGGGCTTTTGGAGGGCCAAACTTAGAAATTCAAACTTTTGTTGCGTTTGTGCCTATCTTTGTGATCACTTCATTTGTGATCTTGATTCAATACATACTTCCCAAtcaagtatgaaaaatatgggAGATGGGAAATATTGATCTTTCAATGGGGCCGTTTTCAAAAGATAGCAAGAAAAGGATTATTTTTAACCATAGATGTTATGAACTGCTTAAAAATTGAATAAGTAATATATCTTAGAAGATGTTGGATCCAAAAATATGTcatacaaattttaatttttttatatatgacaGGAtatgaatgctcaaatcaatgtgtACATTTTCCCAAACCATTTATCGTTAAGTACCTCataaaaaattcctcaaatTCTTGGAAagactataaaaataatatgaaaaataagattaaagaTGCAAATGTTCTTCGAAGATGTCATCATCCATGACTAAattgaagaaatgaaagagAATAAGGGACTAGGTGGAAAAAGCCAAGCAGCAACGCTCCAAGGCCAACCTAACAGAGGAAAAGCCCATTTCAAATGAAAACAATATGTCCAAAATACATAACTCCAAgccaaaacaaggtttagaaccttgataaaaaaaatggcttaaTTTGTGGGAAGTTTGAGCAACACACCACATAATGCTACCATAAAAAGAAGAGTGAGGGTCCATCCTTAAAGCAAATTTGGTGCAGATAGAGATGATAACTGTCATGGTCTCTTTTGAAGGGATCATGGTCACTAATGTGAATGATTCACTGGTAAATACTAGGACTACTAGGCACATTTACAACAGTGGCTCCTAAATTATGGTAAGAAATAAGGTAAGGAATATGtattcaaaaacacttttaagattaaaaacgtattttaaaaatattgtcaaatagATTCTTAATAGATGATTctctaaaaaacatttataaagaaaaatgttttcacTAAAAGTACTTCAAAGAGAAACTATTATATATATCAAACACGCTTATATAACCTCAAATGAGGGTAGAACTGTTTCAAGGACATTATCTTATCATGCCTCACCCTAAAGCCTATATCCATATTTCATtggtttcaaattaaaattttgtatttatttatatgttcaTTCCTCTCTCcttaattctattattttcttgaCACATTTGGAACCAAACATTTATCGTAACTTTTCCATTCCAACGATGGAAAACTTGTAAGATCAAAGGACCTCTTCAATGCTTAATTGAATAAGTAACACTTGAAAGAGAAAATGGATTGTGCACTGCACAAAGAGAGTGCTTAGATTTTGATGGTCCTCCAAAACTTTTATTGGGAAAATAGAAGTAAATATCaagtattttcattaaatagccAATATCCCAATTGAAATGTGCTTTGGCCCTTTAATTCAAGTacccttcctattcacattttgctttttttttttttttttctaagttatttGTAGATTCAAGaagtctaaaaataatttaagcaACTTAA
Protein-coding regions in this window:
- the LOC100853410 gene encoding stigma-specific STIG1-like protein 2 gives rise to the protein MKIMKIIFMIAITMAVVISLSMTNISEKEKDSPPLHRTDDSGTSSRVLEMPSKRASRFLAEQANPRAADQCKKDNEVCDTSHGTNSTCCSNKCVYLQTDKKYCGTCKNKCKYTQSCCRGQCVYLFMDKRHCGKCNNRCKKGGDCIFGMCNYGS